A part of Helicobacter fennelliae genomic DNA contains:
- a CDS encoding c-type cytochrome produces the protein MREFKILVIVAVVVGIIYWGVEPLAHSIMHPKVSAANYDFKEADAEAIEQIKKQIPLAEQKLQAAKEAKDDKEIKQAQKKLDKLQNNLAQLEAFWNDIDFSQGNAQEGKAIIMEQCLTCHNVASQGLTRITGQSDEEVAAAYGVLPPDLSNIASVLDRNYLAHFIKNPILASKLWEKDDFNHAMPPYMHFSDKELADVVVYLESIAPKELSDKEAFEQSCARCHSVNYDSVPALSNPSDVERYLGKKAPDLSMMIRSRGADYLEKFINDPQKLLANTSMPRVGATQKAEKQIIAYLESVGDSKKAERESLGFKIIIFFVVMSILAYLWKRKIWNDLH, from the coding sequence ATGAGAGAGTTTAAGATTTTAGTCATTGTTGCAGTTGTTGTGGGGATTATATATTGGGGTGTAGAACCTCTTGCACATAGCATTATGCACCCAAAAGTAAGCGCAGCAAATTATGATTTCAAAGAAGCTGACGCAGAAGCGATAGAGCAAATCAAAAAGCAAATACCTCTAGCAGAGCAAAAACTTCAAGCAGCTAAAGAGGCAAAAGATGACAAAGAAATCAAGCAAGCGCAAAAAAAGCTTGATAAATTACAAAACAATTTAGCACAGCTTGAAGCATTTTGGAATGATATTGATTTCTCTCAAGGAAACGCACAAGAAGGCAAAGCAATCATAATGGAGCAATGCCTTACTTGCCATAATGTTGCTTCACAGGGGCTCACACGCATTACTGGTCAGTCTGATGAAGAAGTGGCAGCAGCCTATGGAGTGCTACCTCCTGATCTCTCAAATATCGCATCTGTGCTAGATAGAAATTATCTTGCGCATTTTATAAAAAACCCAATCCTTGCTTCTAAGCTTTGGGAAAAAGATGACTTTAACCACGCTATGCCTCCTTACATGCACTTCAGCGATAAAGAGCTTGCAGATGTTGTAGTCTATCTAGAATCTATCGCACCAAAAGAACTAAGCGACAAAGAAGCATTTGAGCAATCTTGCGCACGTTGCCATAGTGTGAATTATGATTCTGTGCCCGCACTTAGTAATCCTAGCGATGTTGAGCGATACCTTGGCAAAAAAGCTCCTGATCTTTCTATGATGATTCGATCACGAGGTGCGGATTATTTGGAGAAATTTATAAATGATCCACAAAAGCTTTTGGCAAATACTTCTATGCCACGCGTAGGAGCTACCCAAAAAGCTGAAAAACAAATCATTGCTTATCTAGAATCTGTGGGCGACTCCAAAAAAGCAGAGCGAGAGAGTTTAGGCTTTAAGATTATTATATTTTTCGTCGTTATGTCTATTTTGGCATACCTTTGGAAAAGAAAAATCTGGAACGATCTACATTAA
- a CDS encoding cytochrome b, which yields MAQIKKANGFVDWLDQRLAIKSFFKVMMTEYWIPKNINFLWAMGVVLLVLFTLLVISGLFLLMYYKPDANLAFYSVNYTIMKEVEYGWLWRHIHAVAASVIFVIIYIHMFVAIYYGSYKKGREMVWIGGMLLFVIFSAEAFSGYMLPWGQMSYWAATVITQIFAGVPFIGAELAEWIRGNYVVADATLTRFFMLHVVLLPVVIMLLIAFHFYSLRFPHVNNQEGEEIDFEAEAKKYQEGKKAESRVIPFWPVFLSKDIFVICLFMILFFYLVCYHFDFAMDPINFDPADQLATPTHIYPEWYFLWSYEVLRGFFFNVGPIKAADIGLVAFGIAQVAFLFLPWLDRSPVVRPAHQRNGYFIWFWALVVDLIVLTIYGKLPPEGINTYIGCVASISFLLLIFVALPLITICERKKQGGAQ from the coding sequence ATGGCACAGATAAAAAAAGCAAATGGCTTTGTAGATTGGCTTGATCAGCGGCTTGCTATCAAGTCATTTTTTAAGGTGATGATGACAGAATATTGGATTCCAAAAAACATCAATTTCCTTTGGGCAATGGGGGTTGTTTTGTTGGTTCTTTTTACATTGCTTGTTATTAGCGGATTGTTTTTGCTGATGTATTACAAACCTGATGCAAATTTGGCATTTTATAGTGTGAATTACACGATTATGAAAGAAGTCGAATATGGTTGGCTATGGCGACATATTCACGCAGTGGCAGCAAGTGTGATATTTGTGATCATCTATATCCATATGTTTGTAGCGATTTATTATGGCTCATACAAAAAAGGTCGCGAAATGGTATGGATTGGCGGAATGTTGCTTTTTGTGATATTCTCTGCAGAAGCATTTAGTGGATATATGCTTCCTTGGGGACAGATGAGCTATTGGGCTGCAACGGTTATTACACAAATTTTTGCAGGCGTGCCATTTATCGGGGCTGAGCTTGCAGAATGGATACGAGGAAATTATGTCGTAGCAGACGCTACATTGACTCGATTTTTTATGCTCCATGTCGTGCTTTTGCCAGTGGTGATTATGCTTCTTATTGCATTTCACTTTTATTCTTTGCGTTTTCCTCATGTCAATAACCAAGAAGGCGAAGAAATCGACTTTGAAGCTGAAGCAAAAAAATACCAAGAAGGCAAAAAAGCAGAATCTAGAGTTATTCCATTTTGGCCAGTGTTTCTCTCAAAAGATATTTTTGTGATATGTCTTTTTATGATTTTGTTTTTCTATCTTGTGTGCTATCACTTTGATTTTGCTATGGATCCTATTAACTTCGATCCAGCCGATCAGCTCGCCACTCCGACACATATTTATCCTGAATGGTATTTCTTATGGAGTTATGAAGTGTTGCGTGGATTTTTCTTTAATGTAGGACCGATTAAAGCGGCAGATATAGGGCTTGTAGCATTTGGAATCGCACAAGTTGCATTCCTCTTTTTGCCTTGGCTTGATAGAAGCCCTGTAGTGCGCCCTGCTCATCAAAGAAATGGCTATTTTATATGGTTTTGGGCTCTTGTTGTTGATCTTATTGTGCTGACTATTTATGGCAAACTTCCACCAGAAGGGATCAATACCTACATCGGCTGTGTAGCTTCAATCTCATTTTTGTTGCTTATTTTTGTCGCTCTACCGCTTATCACTATATGTGAGCGCAAAAAACAAGGAGGTGCACAATGA
- a CDS encoding GDP-L-fucose synthase family protein, which translates to MKKDSAIFVAGHNGLVGSSIIEVLKQKGYTNLITRSHSELDLIDSVATEEFFKTLAPEYVFLAAAKVGGIHANNTFRADFIYQNLTIQNNIIFNAYKYNAKKLLFLGSSCIYPKNAPQPIKEQYLLTNELEYTNEPYAIAKIAGLKMCESFSLQYGCNFLSVMPTNLYGNNDNFDLATSHVLPALIRKIYLAKLLSQNNTKTIEQNTKLSGSSLQDYLRSFGIDKDSVKIWGSGNPRREFLHALDMAKACVYIMENIDFSDVATQNTEVKNTHINIGFGSDLSIKELAMLIQNIIGFEGELVFDTSKPDGTYQKLLDSSKINALGWSPQITLESGIKSVFSHYQMRANA; encoded by the coding sequence ATGAAGAAAGATTCTGCAATTTTTGTAGCTGGGCATAATGGACTTGTCGGCTCGAGTATCATAGAGGTTTTAAAACAAAAAGGCTATACAAATCTCATCACGCGCTCACATAGCGAGCTTGATTTGATAGATTCTGTCGCGACAGAGGAATTTTTTAAAACCCTTGCGCCTGAATATGTTTTTTTGGCAGCAGCCAAAGTCGGTGGCATACATGCTAATAACACCTTTCGTGCGGATTTTATCTATCAGAATCTCACTATCCAAAACAATATTATTTTTAATGCTTATAAATATAATGCAAAAAAATTGCTATTTTTGGGAAGCTCTTGTATCTACCCCAAAAACGCACCCCAACCAATCAAAGAACAATATCTCCTCACAAACGAGCTTGAATACACAAACGAACCCTACGCGATAGCCAAAATCGCGGGGCTCAAAATGTGCGAGAGTTTTTCATTACAATATGGTTGTAATTTTTTAAGCGTGATGCCGACAAATTTATATGGCAATAATGATAATTTTGATCTTGCAACCTCACATGTTTTGCCTGCACTTATACGCAAAATCTATCTTGCCAAACTCCTAAGCCAAAACAACACAAAAACCATCGAGCAAAATACCAAACTCAGTGGCTCATCACTTCAAGATTACTTGCGTTCATTTGGCATTGATAAAGATTCTGTCAAAATCTGGGGAAGCGGGAATCCAAGACGAGAATTTTTGCATGCTTTGGATATGGCAAAAGCATGCGTGTATATCATGGAAAATATCGACTTTAGCGATGTAGCAACCCAAAACACTGAAGTCAAAAATACACATATAAATATCGGCTTTGGTTCGGATTTAAGCATTAAAGAGCTTGCTATGCTTATCCAAAATATCATAGGCTTTGAGGGTGAGTTGGTGTTTGATACATCAAAACCCGATGGCACATATCAAAAACTTTTAGATTCTAGTAAAATCAACGCTCTAGGCTGGAGCCCACAAATCACACTAGAATCTGGAATAAAGAGCGTTTTTAGCCATTATCAAATGCGCGCAAACGCTTAA
- the petA gene encoding ubiquinol-cytochrome c reductase iron-sulfur subunit has protein sequence MAEVKRRDFLGMTLGGVTAVGAIASLIAMKKTWDPLPSVISAGITTIDIGNMKEGDFSRVEWRGKPVFIIKKIKGDHFDEKRDFKIGEDIYTLGLQICTHLGCIPFYKADEGEFLCPCHGGRFTTDGINIAGTPPPRPLDIPPFKIEGTILTLGVSGAEYEKMIAQA, from the coding sequence ATGGCTGAAGTCAAAAGACGCGATTTCTTAGGCATGACATTAGGCGGAGTTACTGCTGTGGGTGCTATCGCTTCGCTCATTGCGATGAAAAAAACTTGGGATCCGCTTCCAAGTGTCATCTCAGCGGGGATTACCACAATTGATATTGGAAATATGAAAGAAGGGGATTTTTCTCGAGTAGAGTGGCGAGGAAAACCTGTATTTATCATCAAAAAAATCAAAGGCGATCATTTTGATGAAAAGCGAGATTTTAAAATCGGTGAGGATATTTATACCTTAGGACTGCAAATTTGCACACATTTGGGGTGCATACCTTTTTATAAAGCCGATGAGGGTGAGTTTTTGTGCCCTTGTCATGGGGGACGATTCACAACTGATGGTATCAATATAGCTGGCACGCCTCCTCCTCGACCGCTTGATATTCCACCCTTTAAGATAGAAGGCACAATCTTAACACTCGGTGTAAGTGGTGCAGAATACGAAAAAATGATCGCGCAAGCATAA